A stretch of Phragmites australis chromosome 12, lpPhrAust1.1, whole genome shotgun sequence DNA encodes these proteins:
- the LOC133886614 gene encoding dolichol-phosphate mannose synthase subunit 2: protein MELGDKAVGFLLTLTSLSIFSYYTFWVIILPFVDSNHFVHKYFLPQEYAILIPVFAGVLLLSFLSVFVGLVMLKSKKKKKTT from the exons ATGGAATTGGGCGATAAGGCAGTTGGTTTTCTGTTGACTTTGACAAGCTTATCCATCTTTAGCTACTACACTTTCTGGGTCATTATCCTG CCATTTGTTGACAGTAACCACTTTGTCCACAAGTACTTCCTGCCTCAAGAGTATGCGATTTTGATACCAGTGTTTGCCGGCGTGCTTCTCCTTTCGTTCTTGAGCGTCTTTGTGGGCCTTGTGATgctcaagtcaaagaaaaagaagaagaccacTTGA